The proteins below are encoded in one region of Heliangelus exortis chromosome 22, bHelExo1.hap1, whole genome shotgun sequence:
- the ABCA2 gene encoding ATP-binding cassette sub-family A member 2 isoform X1, translating to MGFLHQLHLLLWKNVTLKRRSPWVLAFEIFIPLVLFFILLGLRQKKPTIPVKEAFYTAAPLTSAGILPVMQSLCPDGQRDEFGFLQYSNSTVTQLLEHLSEAVEQSSLFDPQHPGLEEELESLRRRLEALSSSEPSSTESHFSNQPGSGFTLAWAAKDQGELHRFLMQNLSLPNSTAELLLGSSINPQEVYRLFFGSFPLVPDETHERELWDEFGPSEKITHLEKSLPSSWRSLQDGLVHRALRDPVTAPRRPSLLHLLSQALGLAGTTPAPTASSSPQAFITEMEHVLFTGPVLEQLTCEQGAGGLHRLLHVAPRQQPLLQTYRVLACNGTRGTRQQRFSQLATELRDQMDTPKIASRLKLDEVNSTAAQHRLRALLEDLVEMEKVLRDVDILSALAKLLPRGACASKAPPPTANSTGWASTNATATNATAEEEGTGGGSAGGDNSQGQFSAFVQLWAGLQPILCGNNRTIEPEALKQGNMSSLGFTSKEQRNLGLLVHLMTSNPKILYAPVGTEVDKVILKANETFAFVGNVTHYAKAWLNISPEIRAYLEEGRLQRRIRWLQQFTADLHKHPEILNVSDSDVLHNFLNGNFSLPNASVLLQQLDAIDNAACGWVHFMDKVSVDVFKGFPDEESIVNYTLNQAYQDNVTVFASVIFQTNKDGSLPPHVMYKIRQNSSFTEKTNEIRRAYWRPGPNTGGRFYFLYGFVWIQDMMERALINTFVGHDVVEPGNYVQMFPYPCYTRDDFLFVIEHMMPLCMVISWVYSVAMMIQHIVTEKEHRLKEVMKMMGLNNAVHWVAWFITGFVQLSISVTALTAILKYGKVLMHSDVLIIWLFLAIYAVATIMFCFLVSVLYSKAKLASACGGIIYFLSYVPYMYVAIREEVAHDKITAFEKCIASLMSTTAFGLGSKYFALYEVAGVGIQWHTFSQSPVEGDDFNLLLSMMMLIVDAVVYGVLTWYIEAVHPGMFGLPRPWYFPFQKSYWLGNGRVETWEWTWPWSCTTRLSIMEEDQACAMESRRLAEETRGIEEEPTHLPLVVCIDKLTKVYKTDKKLALNKLSLNLYENQVVSFLGHNGAGKTTTMSILTGLFPPTSGSATIYGHDIRTEMDEIRKNLGMCPQHNVLFDRLTVEEHLWFYSQLKSMAEEEIRKEMDKMIEDLELSNKRHSLVQTLSGGMKRKLSVAIAFVGGSRAVILDEPTAGVDPYARRAIWDLILKYKPGRTILLSTHHMDEADLLGDRIAIISHGKLKCCGSPLFLKSTYGDGYKLTVVKKQSDTRNGTELGQPHSPPAHSSLSPCSESRVSQFIKKYVASCLLISDTNTELSYILPSEAVKKGCFERLFQHLEQSLEELDLTSFGLMDTTLEEVFLKVSEEDQSLENSDVDMKESKKDALRPLTPELGPKPQANGEPLAEAAVPEKPEVELSNLVTCSKLAQSQASLRSGSSVGSVRGDEGGAYSEFFGDYAPLIDNQQDPDNISLQEQETEDRDLAGQGSFKLEGSWLKLRQFHGLIVKRFHCAKRNTKALFSQILLPAFFVCVAMTVALSVPEIGDLPPLILSPSQYHNYTQPKGNFIPYANEERREYRIRLSPDASPQQLVNTFHLPSGVGATCVLKAAFNNTLDQPMQTLNLNSNESKMLAAKYFDAMCIDSFTQGLPLSNFVPPPPSPAPSDYPVSVDEDLLHAWNSTTFSSAIKETVTSAPALPRIIHEPIKCMCSMQGTGFSCPSGVGGHPPQMKVVTGDILADITGRNVSEYLLYTSDRFRLHRYGALTFGNIQKSIPASFGAKAPATVRKIAVRRAAQVFYNNKGYHSMPTYLNTLNNAILRANLPKSKGNPAAYGITVTNHPMNKTSASLSLDYLLQGTDVVIAIFIIVAMSFVPASFVVFLVAEKATKAKHLQFVSGCDPVIYWLANYVWDMLNYLVPATCCIIILFVFDLPAYTSPTNFPAVLSLFLLYGWSITPIMYPASFWFEVPSSAYVFLIVINLFIGITATVATFLLQLFEHDKDLKVVNSYLKSCFLVFPNYNLGHGLMEMAYNEYINEYYAKIGQFDKIKSPFEWDIVTRGLVAMTIEGFIGFFITIMCQYNFFRKPQRLPVSTKPIEDDIDVANERHRVLRGDADNDMLKIENLTKVYKSRKIGRILAVDRLCVGVRPGECFGLLGVNGAGKTTTFKMLTGDESTTGGEAFVNGHSILKELLQVQQSLGYCPQFDALFDELTAQEHLELYTRLRGIPWKDEERVVKWALKKLELTKYADKPASTYSGGNKRKLSTAIALIGYPAFIFLDEPTTGMDPKARRFLWNLILDVIKTGRSVVLTSHSMEECEALCTRLAIMVNGRLKCLGSIQHLKNRFGDGYMITVRTKSSLNIKEVVRFFNRNFPEAVLKERHHTKAQYQLKSDQISLAQVFSKMEQVVDVLGIEDYSVSQTTLDNVFVNFAKKQSDNLEQQETSPSCTLQSPLERVLSLLRPRAAPTELRALVVEEQEDLETDDEGLISFEEERAQLSFNTDTLC from the exons ATGGGGTTCCTGCAccagctccatctcctgctctggaAGAACGTGACGCTGAAGCGGCGCAGCCCG TGGGTGCTGGCCTTTGAGATCTTCATCCCCTTGGTGCTCTTCTTCATCCTCCTGGGGCTGAGGCAGAAGAAGCCAACCATCCCTGTGAAGGAAG CTTTCTACACGGCGGCCCCACTCACCTCAGCCGGAATCCTGCCCGTCATGCAGTCCCTGTGCCCCGATGGTCAACGTGATGAGTTTGGCTTCCTCCAGTATTCCAACTCCAC GGTGACCCAGCTCCTGGAGCATCTCAGTGAAGCggtggagcagagcagcctctttgacccacagcacccaggtctggaggaggagctggagtcACTGCGTCGGCGCCTGGAGGCTCTCAGCAGCAGTGAGCCCAGCTCCACAGAGTCCCACTTCAGCAACCAGCCAG GGTCTGGTTTCACACTGGCATGGGCAGCCAAGGACCAAGGTGAGCTGCACCGTTTCCTGATGCAGAACCTGTCCCTCCCCAACAGCACCGCTGAGCTTCTCCTGGGCTCCAGCATCAACCCACAGGAG gtgTACCGCCTGTTTTTTGGTTCCTTTCCTTTGGTACCTGATGAGACCCATGAGCGAGAGCTGTGGGATGAGTTTGGCCCCAGTGAGAAGATCACACACTTGGAG AAGAgcctgcccagcagctggaggagcctGCAGGACGGGCTGGTCCACAGGGCACTACGGGACCCGGTGACAGCCCCACGCCGGCCATCACTGCTCCACCTGCTCTCCCAGGCCCTGGGCCTTGCTGGtaccaccccagcacccactgcctCCAGTAGCCCCCAGGCTTTCATCACTGAGATGGAG CATGTCCTCTTCACTGGGCcggtgctggagcagctgacGTGTGAGCAGGGTGCAGGGGGGCTGCACAGGCTCCTGCACGTTGcccccaggcagcagcctctgctgcagACGTACCGGGTGCTGGCCTGCAATGGCACCCGGGGCACTCGCCAGCAGCGCTTCAGCCAGCTGGCCACCGAGCTGAGGGACCAGATGGACACCCCCAAGATTGCCAGCAGG CTGAAACTGGACGAGGTGAACAGCACGGCTGCCCAGCACCGCCTCCGTGCCCTCCTGGAGGATCTGGTGGAGATGGAGAAGGTTCTCCGGGATGTGGACATCCTCTCAGCACTGGCCAAGCTGCTACCCAGGGGAGCCTGTGCCAGCAAGGCCCCCCCACCCACTGCCAACAGCACTGGCTGGGCCAGCACCAATGCCACGGCCACCAATGCCAcggcagaggaggaggggacaggagggggcTCAGCTGGTGGTGACAACTCCCAGGGACAGTTCTCAGCATTtgtgcagctctgggctgggctgcagcccaTCCTCTGTGGCAACAACCG GACCATCGAGCCTGAGGCTCTGAAGCAGGGCAACATGAGTTCACTGGGCTTCACCAGCAAGGAGCAGCGAAACCTGGGCCTCCTCGTGCACCTGATGACCAGCAACCCCAAAATCCTCTATGCACCTGTGGGCACTGAAGTAGACAAGGTCATCCTGAAG GCCAATGAGACCTTTGCCTTCGTGGGCAATGTCACCCACTATGCCAAGGCCTGGCTGAACATCTCCCCTGAGATCCGTGCCTACCTGGAGGAGGGTCGGCTGCAGAGACGCATCCGCTGGCTCCAGCAG TTCACTGCTGACCTCCACAAGCACCCAGAGATCCTGAATGTCTCAGACAGTGATGTTCTTCATAATTTCCTCAATGGCAACTTCTCCCTGCCCAACGCCAGcgtcctgctccagcagctggatGCCATTGACAATGCTGCCTGTGGCTGGGTCCACTTCATGGACAAG GTCAGTGTGGATGTCTTCAAAGGGTTCCCAGATGAGGAGAGCATCGTCAACTACACATTGAACCAGGCCTACCAGGACAATGTCACAGTCTTTGCCA GTGTCATCTTCCAGACCAACAAGGATGGCTCCCTGCCCCCTCATGTCATGTACAAGATCCGACAGAATTCCAGCTTCACGGAGAAGACCAACGAGATCCGCCGGGCGTACTGGCGGCCTGGCCCCAACACTGGTGGTCGCTTCTACTTTCTCTATGGCTTTGTCTGGATCCAGG acaTGATGGAACGTGCCCTCATCAACACCTTTGTTGGCCACGATGTGGTGGAGCCCGGCAACTACGTGCAGATGTTCCCATATCCGTGTTATACCCGGGATGA CTTTCTCTTTGTCATCGAGCACATGATGCCCCTGTGCATGGTTATCTCCTGGGTCTACTCAGTGGCCATGATGATCCAGCACATTGTAACAGAGAAGGAGCATCGCCTGAAAGAG GTGATGAAGATGATGGGCTTGAACAATGCAGTGCACTGGGTGGCGTGGTTCATCACTGGCTTTGTCCAGCTCTCCATCTCGGTCACGGCGCTCACCGCCATCCTCAAGTACGGCAAGGTCCTGATGCACAGTGATGTCCTCATCATCTGGCTCTTCCTTGCCATCTATGCAGTAGCCACCATCATGTTCTG CTTTCTGGTGTCAGTGCTCTACTCTAAGGCCAAGCTGGCCTCTGCCTGTGGTGGCATCATCTACTTCCTCAGCTACGTGCCCTACATGTATGTGGCCATCCGGGAGGAGGTGGCACATGACAAGATCACTGCCTTTGAGAAGTGCATCGCG TCTCTCATGTCCACCACAGCCTTTGGCCTGGGCTCCAAGTACTTTGCACTGTATGAGGTGGCTGGCGTGGGCATCCAGTGGCACACCTTCAGCCAGTCACCCGTGGAAGGAGATGATTTCAACCTCCTGCTGTCCATGATGATGCTGATTGTGGATGCAGTGGTCTACGGGGTGCTCACGTGGTACATTGAGGCTGTGCATCCTG GCATGTTTGGTTTGCCCCGGCCCTGGTACTTCCCCTTCCAGAAGTCCTACTGGCTGGGAAATGGGAGAGTGGAGACCTGGGAGTGGACCTGGCCCTGGTCCTGCACCACTCGCCTCAGCATCATGGAGGAGGATCAGGCCTGTGCCATggagagcaggaggctgg CAGAGGAGACCCGGGGCATTGAGGAGGAGCCAACCCACCTCCCCTTGGTTGTCTGCATTGACAAACTCACCAAGGTCTACAAGACAGACAAGAAGCTGGCGCTGAACAAGCTGAGCCTCAACCTGTATGAGAACCAGGTGGTCTCCTTCCTGGGACACAACGGTGCAGGCAAAACCACCACCAT GTCCATCCTAACCGGCTTGTTCCCTCCGACCTCGGGTTCTGCAACCATCTATGGCCACGATATCCGAACAGAGATGGATGAGATCCGGAAGAACCTGGGTATGTGTCCTCAGCACAACGTGCTCTTCGACAGGCTGACAGTGGAAGAGCACCTCTGGTTCTACTCACAGCTCAAGAGCATGGCAGAGGAGGAGATCCGCAAGGAGATGGACAA GATGATTGAGGACCTGGAGCTTTCCAACAAACGCCACTCCCTGGTGCAGACCCTCTCAGGGGGAATGAAGAGGAAGCTGTCAGTGGCCATTGCCTTCGTGGGTGGGTCACGGGCCGTGATCTTGGACGAGCCCACTGCTGGCGTGGACCCCTATGCACGCAGGGCCATTTGGGACCTCATCCTCAAGTATAAGCCAG GGAGGACCATCCTGCTCTCCACACATCACATGGATGAGGCTGACCTGCTGGGTGACCGCATCGCCATCATCTCCCACGGCAAGCTCAAGTGCTGTGGATCTCCACTCTTCCTCAAGAGCACCTATGGTGATGGCTACAAGCTGACAGTGGTGAAGAAGCAGTCAGACACCAGGAATGGCACAG agctgggccagCCACACAGCCCCCCAGCCCACTCCTCTCTCAGCCCCTGCTCCGAGTCTCGTGTCTCCCAGTTCATCAAGAAATATGTGGCCTCCTGCCTCCTCATCTCAGACACCAACACTGAGCTCTCCTACATCCTGCCCAGTGAGGCTGTCAAAAAAGGCTGCTTTGAGAGGCTCTTCCAG CACTTagagcagagcctggaggagctggaCCTCACCAGTTTTGGGCTGATGGACACCACACTGGAGGAGGTTTTCCTGAAGGTGTCTGAGGAGGATCAGTCTCTGGAGAACAGCGACGTGG aCATGAAGGAGTCCAAGAAGGACGCCCTGAGGCCACTCACCCCGGAGCTGGGCCCAAAGCCCCAGGCCAACGGGGAGCCTCTGGCTGAAGCAGCCGTGCCAGAGAAGCCTGAGGTGGAGCTCAGCAACCTGGTGACCTGCTCCAAGCTGGCACAGTCACAGGCATCCCTGCGCTCGGGCTCCTCCGTGGGCTCCGTGCGGGGTGACGAAGGTGGGGCTTATTCTGAATTCTTTGGGGATTATGCACCCCTGATCGATAACCAGCAGGACCCCGATAACATCAGTCTGCAAG AACAAGAGACAGAGGACCGGGACCTGGCTGGGCAGGGAAGCTTCAAGCTGGAGGGCTCGTGGCTGAAGCTGCGCCAGTTCCATGGTTTGATTGTCAAACGCTTCCACTGCGCCAAGCGCAACACCAAAGCCCTCTTCTCACAgatcctcctgcctgccttctttGTCTGTGTGGCCATGACAGTGGCACTCTCTGTGCCTGAAATAG GTGACCTGCCACCCCTCATCCTCTCACCATCACAGTACCACAACTACACCCAGCCCAAGGGCAACTTCATTCCTTATGCCAACGAGGAGCGGCGTGAGTACCG CATCAGGCTGTCTCCCGAtgccagcccccagcagctggtGAACACTTTCCACCTGCCCTCCGGTGTGGGGGCCACCTGTGTGCTCAAGGCAGCCTTCAACAACACACTGGACCAGCCCATGCAAACCCTTAACCTCAACAGCAATGAGTCCAAGATGTTGGCAGCCAAGTACTTCGACGCCATGTGCATCGATTCCTTCACCCAGGGCCTGCCACTCTCCAACTTTGTGCCAccacctccatccccagccccctctGACTACCCTGTCTCGGTGGATGAGGACCTGCTCCATGCCTGGAACTCTACAACCTTCTCCTCTGCTATCAAAG aaACTGTGACCTcggcccctgccctgccccgtATCATCCACGAGCCCATCAAGTGCATGTGCTCCATGCAGGGGACAGGCTTCTCCTGCCCCAGTGGCGTGGGAGGCCACCCCCCCCAGATGAAGGTGGTGACAGGGGACATCCTGGCAGACATCACAGGGCGCAACGTCTCCGAGTACCTGCTCTACACCTCGGATCGCTTCCGGCTGCACAG GTACGGGGCACTTACCTTTGGCAACATCCAGAAATCCATCCCGGCCTCCTTCGGGGCCAAGGCTCCTGCCACAGTGCGCAAGATCGCTGTCCGGAGAGCAGCCCAG gTCTTCTACAACAACAAGGGCTACCACAGCATGCCCACCTACCTCAACACTCTCAACAATGCCATTCTGCGAGCCAACTTGCCCAAGAGTAAAGGCAACCCTGCTGCCTATG GCATCACGGTCACCAACCACCCCATGAACAAGACGAGCGCCAGCCTGTCCCTGGATTACCT TCTGCAAGGCACAGACGTGGTGATAGCCATCTTCATCATTGTGGCCATGTCCTTTGTGCCAGCCAGCTTTGTGGTGTTCCTGGTGGCCGAAAAGGCCACCAAGGCCAAACATCTGCAGTTTGTGAGTGGCTGTGACCCTGTCATCTACTGGTTGGCCAACTACGTGTGGGACATG CTGAACTACCTGGTGCCTGCCACGTGCTGCATCATCATCCTCTTTGTGTTTGACCTCCCAGCATATACCTCTCCCACCAACTTCCCTGCtgtcctctccctcttcctgctCTATGG CTGGTCCATCACCCCCATCATGTACCCTGCTTCCTTCTGGTTTGaggtgcccagctctgcctaCGTCTTCCTCATCGTTATCAACCTCTTCATTGGCATCACAGCCACTGTTGCCACgtttctgctgcagctctttgaGCATGACAAG GATCTGAAGGTGGTGAACAGCTACCTGAAGAGCTGCTTCCTTGTATTCCCTAACTACAACCTGGGCCACGGCTTGATGGAGATGGCCTACAACGAGTACATCAATGAGTATTATGCCAAGATTG GGCAGTTTGATAAAATTAAGTCACCCTTTGAGTGGGACATCGTGACGCGGGGGCTTGTTGCCATGACAATTGAAGGCTTCATTGGCTTCTTCATCACCATCATGTGCCAGTACAACTTCTTCCGCAAGCCCCA GCGCCTGCCTGTCTCCACCAAACCTATTGAGGATGACATTGACGTGGCCAACGAGCGTCACCGTGTCCTGCGTGGCGATGCTGACAATGACATGCTGAAGATTGAAAACCTCACCAAG gTGTACAAGTCCCGCAAGATCGGGCGCATCCTGGCTGTGGACCGGCTGTGCGTGGGTGTGCGACCCGGGGAGTGCTTCGGGCTGTTGGGTGTCAACGGTGCCGGCAAGACAACCACCTTCAAGATGCTGACAGGGGATGAGAGCACCACTGGCGGGGAGGCCTTTGTTAATGGGCACAG CATCCTGAAGGAGCTCCTGCAGGTCCAGCAGAGCTTGGGCTACTGCCCCCAGTTTGACGCTCTCTTCGACGAGCTGACGGCTCAGGAGCACCTGGAGCTCTACACCCGCCTGCGTGGCATCCCCTGGAAGGACGAGGAGCGG GTGGTCAAGTGGGCACTGAAGAAGCTGGAGCTGACCAAGTACGCTGACAAACCCGCCAGCACCTACAGTGGAGGCAACAAGAGGAAGCTGTCAACTGCCATCGCACTCATTGGATACCCAGCCTTCATTTTCCTG GATGAGCCCACCACAGGGATGGATCCCAAGGCACGGCGCTTTCTCTGGAACCTCATCCTGGATGTCATCAAAACGGGTCGCTCCGTGGTGCTTACTTCCCACAG catGGAGGAGTGTGAGGCACTCTGCACTCGCTTGGCCATCATGGTGAACGGGCGGCTCAAGTGTCTCGGCAGCATCCAGCACCTGAAGAACAG GTTTGGAGATGGCTACATGATCACAGTGCGCACCAAATCCAGCCTCAACATCAAGGAGGTGGTGAGGTTCTTCAACCGCAACTTCCCTGAAGCTGTTCTCAAG GAGCGGCACCACACCAAGGCCCAGTACCAGCTGAAATCGGACCAGATCTCGCTGGCACAGGTCTTCAGCAAGATGGAGCAGGTGGTGGATGTCCTGGGCATCGAAGATTACTCTGTCAGCCAGACCACTCTGGACAAT GTGTTTGTGAATTTTGCCAAGAAGCAAAGTGACaacctggagcagcaggagacaaGTCCCAGCTGCACACTGCAGTCACCCCTGGAGCGGGTGCTGAGCCTGCTGCGTCCCCGGGCTGCCCCCACCGAGCTGCGGGCCCTGGTcgtggaggagcaggaggaccTGGAGACAGATGATGAAGGCCTCATCAGCTTCGAGGAGGAGAGG GCTCAGCTCTCGTTCAACACGGACACACTATGCTGA